The following proteins are encoded in a genomic region of Sorangiineae bacterium MSr12523:
- a CDS encoding UDP-N-acetylmuramoyl-L-alanyl-D-glutamate--2,6-diaminopimelate ligase: MMPPEGLRLVDMVREIPGQVDIVGDPEVRVHGVHHDSRRVEPGDLFVARHGANTDGTRFIPQAEERGAAAIMVERGHIDADAGAIANVPHIIVDDAADALAFASAAVYGHPTFTLDVIGITGTNGKTTTSHLVRAAVDGALAREREGAPACGMIGTVGHIFGNTKIVAEHTTPEADEIARVMNHMRQLGATHVAMEVSSIALELGRVRAVRFRVAAFTNFTQDHLDFHGSMEAYAAAKERLFFDMGPGSSVIHIDDPLGRRIAERVRAPLIRVSARTGTPPEEAEIAPLQATLDARGIDATLRTPKGTHRVRSRLIGRHNLENIVVAVGVACALDLELGRACAAIGEESGVSGRLERCDVEDDDVIVLVDYAHTPDALARVLESVRKVSSDGSRLVCIFGCGGDRDPKKRGPMGQAVAEGADLGIITSDNPRTEDPAEIARPVEEAMRAAGASYVVELDRARAIRDTILGARPGDIIVVAGKGHEDYQIIGTEKRPFDDRVESRNALAERRAQRPKQGRG; encoded by the coding sequence ATGATGCCGCCGGAAGGACTCCGGCTCGTCGACATGGTGCGCGAAATTCCCGGCCAGGTCGATATCGTGGGCGACCCCGAGGTGCGCGTGCATGGTGTGCACCACGACTCGCGCCGCGTCGAACCGGGGGATCTCTTCGTCGCCCGCCACGGGGCCAACACCGATGGCACCCGCTTCATCCCGCAGGCGGAAGAACGGGGCGCCGCGGCCATCATGGTCGAGCGCGGCCACATCGACGCCGACGCGGGCGCCATCGCCAATGTCCCGCACATCATCGTGGACGATGCCGCCGATGCCCTCGCGTTTGCGTCCGCCGCCGTCTACGGCCACCCCACCTTCACCCTGGACGTCATCGGAATCACCGGCACCAACGGCAAAACCACCACGAGCCACCTGGTGCGTGCCGCCGTTGACGGCGCACTGGCCCGCGAGCGTGAGGGCGCACCCGCGTGCGGCATGATTGGCACCGTCGGTCACATCTTCGGCAACACGAAGATCGTCGCCGAGCACACCACGCCGGAAGCCGACGAAATCGCGCGCGTCATGAACCACATGCGCCAGCTTGGCGCGACCCACGTGGCCATGGAGGTCTCCTCCATTGCGCTCGAGTTGGGGCGGGTGCGGGCGGTGCGCTTTCGGGTGGCCGCCTTCACCAATTTTACGCAAGATCACCTCGACTTTCACGGTTCGATGGAGGCCTACGCCGCCGCCAAGGAGCGGCTCTTCTTCGACATGGGACCCGGGAGCTCCGTCATCCACATCGACGATCCCCTCGGCCGCCGCATCGCCGAGCGCGTGCGCGCGCCCTTGATCCGCGTGAGCGCCCGCACCGGTACGCCGCCCGAAGAGGCGGAAATCGCCCCGCTTCAGGCCACCCTCGATGCGCGCGGCATCGACGCCACCTTGCGCACCCCCAAGGGCACGCATCGGGTGCGCTCGCGCCTCATCGGCCGTCACAACCTGGAAAATATCGTCGTCGCGGTGGGCGTGGCTTGCGCGCTCGACCTCGAGCTCGGTCGTGCCTGCGCGGCCATCGGCGAGGAATCGGGCGTCTCCGGCCGCCTCGAGCGGTGCGACGTCGAGGACGACGACGTCATCGTGCTCGTCGACTACGCGCACACCCCCGATGCCCTGGCCCGCGTCCTCGAGAGCGTGCGCAAGGTCAGCTCCGACGGGTCGCGTCTCGTCTGCATTTTCGGCTGCGGCGGCGACCGCGATCCCAAAAAACGCGGGCCCATGGGCCAAGCCGTCGCCGAAGGCGCCGACCTCGGCATCATCACCAGCGACAACCCTCGCACCGAGGACCCTGCGGAAATCGCGCGCCCCGTCGAAGAGGCCATGCGCGCGGCGGGCGCCTCGTACGTCGTCGAGCTGGATCGCGCCCGCGCCATCCGCGACACCATCCTCGGCGCGCGCCCGGGCGACATCATCGTCGTCGCCGGGAAAGGCCACGAGGACTACCAGATCATCGGCACGGAAAAGCGCCCCTTCGACGACCGCGTCGAGTCGCGCAACGCCCTCGCCGAGCGTCGTGCCCAGCGCCCGAAACAGGGACGAGGCTGA
- a CDS encoding UDP-N-acetylmuramoyl-tripeptide--D-alanyl-D-alanine ligase — MSTPIPKNRVQRTSGEIARITGGTLVRGKPERLHTGLTTNSREATPGCVFVALRGENFDGHAFVLAAARAGASLMLIERGRSHDLPADPESDPEDCAPHVVEVDDTLVAWGALARDHLARWRAKTPQGRVVAITGSAGKTTTKSFASALLAEVDATHATLGNLNNRVGVPAMIFALEPHHRFVVLEMGTNMPGEIATLASIAVPDAAIITNIGLAHAERLGGTRAGVGVEKGSLFAALPESGCAVVNADDDEIARQLPRTVARHTVSFGRASGAAYRLLSRAGNKVVFSRAKSEITLDLPLAGEAAAVDFLAALAATEFAIDRALSLEELARGLARVALPEGRAQIHTLSWGITVIDDSYNANPSSMSAAIELAVELAAPSKRRIVAVLGEMRELGPAEAEAHAALGDELARARVDTVIGCGGSAIWTTLSQAARGGVRTIPAETTSEAADAACAEVRPGDVVLVKGSRGVQTERVAIALLARDSSRTSSPQRTPR, encoded by the coding sequence ATGTCGACGCCCATCCCCAAAAACCGGGTCCAGCGCACGAGCGGCGAGATTGCCCGCATCACGGGCGGCACACTGGTCCGAGGCAAGCCCGAACGGTTACACACTGGTCTCACCACCAACAGCCGCGAGGCCACGCCCGGCTGCGTCTTCGTCGCCTTGCGCGGTGAGAACTTCGATGGCCACGCCTTCGTTCTCGCCGCGGCCCGCGCCGGTGCTTCCCTCATGCTCATCGAGCGCGGTCGCTCGCACGATCTGCCGGCCGACCCCGAGTCCGATCCCGAGGACTGTGCCCCGCATGTCGTCGAGGTCGATGACACCCTCGTCGCGTGGGGTGCGCTCGCACGCGATCACCTCGCACGATGGCGCGCCAAGACGCCGCAGGGCCGCGTCGTGGCCATCACCGGTAGCGCCGGAAAAACGACGACCAAGTCGTTCGCCTCCGCCCTCCTCGCCGAGGTGGACGCGACGCACGCCACCCTGGGCAACTTGAACAACCGGGTCGGCGTCCCCGCGATGATCTTCGCCCTCGAGCCGCACCACCGCTTCGTCGTGCTCGAAATGGGCACCAATATGCCCGGCGAGATCGCCACCTTGGCCAGCATCGCCGTGCCCGATGCGGCCATCATCACCAACATCGGCCTCGCCCACGCCGAGCGGCTCGGCGGAACGCGCGCGGGGGTCGGCGTGGAAAAGGGCTCCCTCTTCGCGGCGCTTCCCGAATCGGGGTGCGCGGTCGTCAACGCGGACGACGACGAGATCGCGCGCCAGCTTCCCCGCACGGTCGCACGCCACACCGTCTCGTTCGGCCGCGCGTCCGGCGCCGCCTACCGCCTCCTGTCGCGCGCCGGCAACAAGGTCGTCTTCTCGCGGGCCAAGAGCGAGATCACCCTGGACCTGCCTCTCGCGGGCGAGGCCGCGGCCGTCGACTTCCTCGCGGCCCTTGCCGCCACCGAGTTTGCCATTGACCGAGCGCTTTCACTCGAAGAACTCGCCCGCGGCCTCGCGCGCGTCGCCCTTCCCGAGGGCCGCGCGCAGATCCACACGCTGTCGTGGGGCATCACCGTCATCGACGACAGTTACAACGCCAACCCCTCGAGCATGTCCGCCGCCATCGAGCTCGCCGTGGAACTCGCAGCGCCCTCGAAACGCCGCATCGTCGCGGTTCTCGGGGAGATGCGCGAGCTCGGCCCGGCCGAGGCCGAAGCCCATGCTGCGCTGGGGGACGAGCTTGCACGCGCCCGCGTGGACACGGTCATCGGATGCGGCGGCTCGGCCATCTGGACCACGCTCTCGCAGGCGGCCCGCGGCGGCGTGCGCACCATCCCGGCGGAGACCACCAGCGAGGCGGCCGATGCGGCCTGCGCGGAGGTTCGCCCCGGCGACGTCGTCCTCGTCAAAGGCTCCCGCGGCGTACAGACCGAGCGCGTGGCCATTGCACTTCTCGCCCGCGACAGTAGCCGGACCAGCAGCCCCCAGAGAACACCCAGGTGA